From the genome of Patescibacteria group bacterium, one region includes:
- a CDS encoding thermonuclease family protein, whose translation MFNKRKKPKDKKIFNINIVSWFLGIVFYFSFFGYVWSLDLINAVIFLLIAIITFPPSYKLLENQLKKRYDFSLGSIHRLALIISLFIIFNLLNPSELNKDISLENLDDIKPSSLLNQFENTEEKVAESNENIELKKLTSYKVIDVIDGDTIKVNIDNQIKTVRLIGIDTPETVHPEKPVECFGRESSQKLKELLSGAEVYLEKDKTQDNLDKYSRLLRYVYRNDNLFINKWMIENGYAYEFTYEIPYIYQNDFKEAETSAKNNKLGLWSDDVCIDFDSQPTEENKKYCLIKGNISYNTGEKIYHHLGCDEYEKTIINTAKGEKWFCSEEEALKAGWRVAESCP comes from the coding sequence ATGTTTAATAAGAGAAAAAAACCAAAGGATAAAAAAATATTCAACATAAATATTGTTAGCTGGTTTCTTGGCATAGTTTTTTACTTTTCTTTTTTTGGCTACGTTTGGTCCCTTGATTTAATAAATGCAGTTATCTTCCTGTTAATAGCAATAATAACTTTTCCGCCTAGCTACAAACTTCTGGAAAATCAATTAAAAAAGCGTTATGATTTTAGCCTTGGAAGTATTCACAGACTTGCTTTAATAATTTCTTTATTTATAATTTTTAACCTCTTAAATCCATCTGAGCTTAATAAGGATATAAGTTTAGAAAATTTGGATGATATAAAACCAAGCTCATTATTAAATCAATTTGAAAACACGGAAGAAAAAGTTGCGGAATCTAATGAAAATATTGAACTCAAAAAACTTACTAGCTATAAAGTAATAGACGTTATTGATGGGGATACAATAAAAGTAAATATTGATAATCAAATAAAAACAGTTCGTCTCATTGGTATAGATACTCCAGAAACAGTCCACCCCGAAAAACCAGTCGAATGCTTCGGCAGAGAATCTTCACAAAAGTTAAAAGAACTTCTCTCGGGAGCTGAAGTTTACTTAGAAAAAGATAAAACTCAAGACAATCTAGACAAATACTCACGTCTTCTCCGTTATGTTTATCGTAATGATAATTTGTTTATCAATAAATGGATGATTGAGAATGGCTATGCTTATGAATTTACATATGAAATACCCTATATTTACCAAAACGATTTTAAAGAAGCCGAAACAAGCGCCAAAAATAACAAATTAGGCTTATGGAGTGACGATGTTTGCATTGACTTTGATTCACAACCAACAGAAGAAAACAAAAAATATTGCCTAATAAAAGGCAATATTTCATACAACACCGGTGAGAAGATATATCATCATCTTGGATGTGATGAGTACGAAAAAACTATCATAAATACAGCTAAGGGTGAAAAATGGTTTTGCTCTGAAGAAGAGGCGCTTAAGGCTGGCTGGAGAGTGGCAGAAAGTTGTCCTTAA
- a CDS encoding DUF5667 domain-containing protein — MNKLDKQLNSLPKPKMSLVKKMNLKYKLYVLIIQESFSFEFLLNRKFQHRAISFVLLLSLLFGLPLYSYASPGVNEKHILYPVKLAIEKIELKVANTDIEKQEKYEKFSERRLSEAEVLSENIKENEDRVAISNTIKAAVALKEKAREIAFKEGDGSEQSRINQREKLNNIASFVGIEEDDELVENIASAMDNIGENIQVNNNGRGEMMRNASSTKFNNGQIRSNNLESDDRLMGQGENSSDRITEDLENTERLLELKEKVEALKIDLKDDDYDETDVEALFEKLDKRVETVTEAIENEDQKNINGIINSTKAITNNAKHFIKMKGPNKEDPSKVNNGRGRGR; from the coding sequence GGAAAGTTTTAGTTTTGAATTTCTTTTGAATAGGAAATTTCAACATAGAGCTATCTCTTTTGTTTTACTTCTATCTTTATTGTTTGGACTCCCTTTGTATAGTTATGCAAGCCCTGGGGTAAATGAAAAACATATTTTATATCCTGTTAAATTAGCTATAGAAAAGATTGAATTAAAAGTAGCGAATACTGATATTGAAAAGCAAGAAAAATATGAAAAATTTTCTGAAAGAAGGCTGAGTGAAGCAGAAGTTTTGAGTGAAAACATAAAAGAAAATGAAGACAGAGTGGCTATCTCAAATACAATTAAGGCGGCAGTTGCTTTGAAGGAAAAGGCTAGAGAGATCGCTTTTAAAGAAGGAGATGGAAGCGAACAAAGTCGTATAAATCAAAGAGAAAAGCTAAATAACATAGCATCTTTTGTCGGTATTGAAGAGGATGATGAATTAGTAGAAAATATTGCATCGGCGATGGATAACATTGGAGAAAATATTCAAGTGAATAATAACGGAAGGGGTGAAATGATGAGAAATGCTAGTTCTACAAAATTTAATAATGGACAAATACGTTCAAATAATCTTGAATCAGACGACAGACTGATGGGACAAGGAGAAAATAGTAGCGATAGAATAACAGAAGACCTAGAAAATACTGAGAGACTTTTGGAACTTAAAGAAAAAGTTGAAGCTCTAAAGATTGATTTAAAAGATGATGACTATGACGAAACAGACGTTGAAGCTCTTTTCGAGAAACTAGACAAGAGAGTGGAGACTGTTACTGAAGCCATAGAGAATGAAGATCAAAAAAATATAAATGGTATTATAAATTCAACAAAAGCTATTACAAATAATGCTAAACATTTTATTAAAATGAAGGGGCCCAACAAGGAAGATCCATCGAAAGTGAATAATGGGAGAGGAAGAGGAAGATAA
- a CDS encoding isoprenylcysteine carboxylmethyltransferase family protein, which produces MKINFVKILKASIAGLAAGSLFMLIIPAFLVILNISNDFAILKNDILWFMGIVLISASSLYFWYCTGLFSIFGKGTPAPIEPHQNLVSRGIYKHTRNPMYLCYFSIILGEFFVLGYILLLYYFLFIVVFINVYVIFFEEPALMKRFGLIYSTYKQDVPKWILF; this is translated from the coding sequence ATGAAAATAAATTTTGTAAAAATATTAAAAGCAAGTATCGCTGGGCTAGCTGCTGGATCTTTATTTATGCTCATAATCCCGGCATTTTTAGTTATTTTGAATATTTCTAATGATTTTGCTATTTTAAAGAATGATATTCTATGGTTTATGGGGATTGTTTTGATATCTGCTTCATCTTTGTACTTTTGGTACTGCACAGGTCTATTTTCAATATTCGGGAAGGGGACTCCTGCTCCGATTGAACCTCATCAAAATTTGGTTTCGCGAGGTATTTACAAGCACACTAGAAACCCAATGTATCTTTGCTATTTTTCAATCATTTTAGGTGAGTTTTTTGTTTTAGGTTATATTCTTCTACTTTATTATTTTTTGTTTATAGTTGTCTTTATTAACGTATATGTGATATTTTTTGAAGAGCCAGCCCTAATGAAACGTTTTGGCTTAATATATTCTACCTATAAACAAGATGTCCCAAAATGGATTTTGTTCTAG
- a CDS encoding magnesium transporter: protein MEENNIKKFEKETAGKIMTTLVPVVDIDEDIKGIEKLLIKDADKFDSINYVYVVNKRKKLAGVASIKEIFRQKKDIKIRRIMTSELIVSRSSTDQEKIVYKALKYKIKAVPVVDKNGYFLGVVQSDDILRVLHKETEKDIFQMAGVLNSKGNFDNIMNISIFKSFIHRFPWLFVGLLGGLLIAKIIGVFEKEIYTNVILIVFIPLVIYIASAVSTQMSTFLIRDLAVGNGFSFLKYFLRNFFIVFLIAVASAVSFFMLDIAIYRNLQIGIVLSVAIFVAIMSALFTGLIIPFILDRMKIDPANASGPFGTILQDTLSVLIYFSVISLML, encoded by the coding sequence ATGGAGGAAAACAATATTAAAAAATTTGAAAAAGAAACAGCTGGGAAAATCATGACTACTTTAGTTCCTGTTGTTGATATTGACGAAGATATTAAGGGAATAGAAAAACTCTTAATAAAAGATGCTGATAAATTTGATTCTATCAATTACGTCTATGTTGTAAATAAAAGGAAAAAATTGGCTGGCGTTGCTTCAATCAAGGAAATTTTTAGGCAAAAAAAAGATATTAAGATAAGGCGAATAATGACTTCCGAGTTAATTGTTTCAAGATCAAGTACTGACCAGGAAAAAATTGTCTACAAGGCCTTGAAGTACAAAATTAAGGCAGTACCAGTTGTAGACAAAAATGGTTATTTTCTAGGTGTTGTGCAAAGTGATGATATATTGCGAGTTTTGCATAAAGAAACAGAGAAAGATATCTTTCAAATGGCCGGTGTCTTAAACTCAAAAGGGAACTTTGACAATATAATGAATATCTCTATTTTTAAGTCTTTTATTCATAGATTCCCATGGCTCTTCGTTGGGCTATTGGGAGGTTTATTGATTGCTAAAATAATTGGAGTGTTCGAAAAAGAGATTTATACTAATGTAATTTTGATAGTCTTTATTCCATTAGTCATATACATAGCAAGTGCTGTTAGTACTCAAATGTCAACTTTCTTAATAAGAGATTTAGCAGTTGGCAACGGTTTTTCTTTTTTAAAATATTTTTTGAGAAATTTTTTCATTGTGTTTTTGATTGCTGTGGCTTCAGCAGTCTCTTTTTTTATGTTAGATATAGCTATTTATAGGAACCTTCAAATTGGTATTGTTCTTAGTGTGGCAATATTCGTGGCCATAATGTCAGCACTTTTTACGGGGCTTATTATTCCATTTATCCTAGATAGAATGAAAATTGATCCAGCGAATGCCAGCGGTCCCTTCGGAACTATTTTGCAAGACACCCTCTCGGTTCTTATTTATTTTTCTGTTATCTCGCTAATGCTATGA
- a CDS encoding transporter substrate-binding domain-containing protein: MNITRRILFLGLLIFSGLITFSHVNAVGNDNFFVDGEVTTPTIKSATEYDYPPFSVINDGQADGFSVELLEATLKAVDLDVEFYVGPWSEIKEDLTEGRIDVLPLVGRTPEREVLYDFTVPYISIYGNIFVRRDHDNINKLSDLWGKEVLVMAGDNAEEFARREKVSDNIIAVESYEEAFTLLAEGKYDAIIIQEIVGKQLIKKLGINNVIAVSQIDNFKQDFTFAVQEGNAELLTRLNDGLSKIIISGQFDEIYNEWIAPILVENKSVDVEFIQSYAKETAEKIDEYLINHPELTIEDLQKDDVFKSIAVQRLGDEGYTGLVDSESGYFYLHPQEKLVNTDSHLLKEQLPDWWKIHGGSIGPKCKNSSGYYEWEESNGTLTDKYMVTACVDTPTADNKKLFVGATSYIDKKTAEEYIEEYNIKNSFEYSKLAIKQKAEDVAKQVEIYLRGNPEMTVKDFQEDPYFQKIAVQLVGKTGYTAVTDYNTLVARYHTNPAIVDLDLHTLKNKLPGFWDVMSKSEGGLVSDGVYAWEEADGTITQKYMYIAIVDAKTADGIGLSVAATTYLDEYEKEFIEPDQDLVQKNNEVLNFNYLRYIYLFISILVVVVFLLVLLYYFKILKLERTSLIIILIFLFSLVGGMFIFGSISTINNLKSQFKDNHRKQYFEIGNLLSEKLLELFEDMEKELEYISENYSNDDCSEECRLSLLKGAYERNKDYVHAFTRIDKDNIIKYIYPNDDSAIGIDIGGQEHVIKLKKTMSPVFSDIFDAVQGFPGIAFQYPVIKNGDFDGIVDSFINANDFFGSLSFFLEHIHNNESFLLETDGNIITSGINDYLGKNILTLEKYKAVKNDLESIFKEEKEGYIEFVINGENQVVNYQPIEAVDKKIFLLTVWEEKEAYHGLDSAMKNIWFFTFIALASFAVTGIFFSYFLTKSLRKEVDKKTSEVRNTAEFIKNQLKKEEIINKEKEKLLIEQKKDKKKLEEKVEEMEKFNDLVVGRELKMREMKKTIKELENIKKTTNKSKKKV; the protein is encoded by the coding sequence ATGAATATAACAAGGAGGATTTTATTTTTAGGACTATTAATTTTTTCAGGTTTAATAACCTTTAGTCATGTTAATGCTGTCGGCAATGACAATTTTTTTGTTGATGGAGAAGTAACCACTCCAACTATTAAATCAGCAACAGAATACGATTATCCACCTTTTTCTGTTATTAACGATGGTCAAGCAGATGGTTTTTCTGTTGAGTTATTAGAGGCTACGCTTAAAGCTGTGGATCTAGATGTTGAGTTTTATGTTGGACCTTGGTCTGAAATAAAAGAAGATTTGACAGAAGGAAGAATTGACGTATTACCTTTGGTTGGGAGAACTCCAGAGCGAGAAGTCTTGTATGATTTTACCGTTCCCTATATTTCTATTTATGGAAATATTTTTGTTAGAAGAGATCATGATAATATAAATAAATTATCTGACCTATGGGGGAAAGAAGTGCTTGTAATGGCAGGAGATAATGCCGAGGAATTTGCACGACGCGAGAAGGTATCAGATAACATTATTGCAGTTGAGAGCTATGAGGAAGCATTTACTCTACTGGCTGAAGGAAAATATGACGCAATTATTATTCAAGAAATAGTCGGAAAACAACTAATAAAAAAATTAGGAATAAATAATGTTATTGCAGTCTCTCAAATTGATAATTTCAAACAAGACTTTACTTTTGCTGTGCAAGAAGGGAATGCAGAATTATTAACTAGGCTTAATGATGGATTGTCAAAAATTATCATTAGTGGGCAATTTGATGAAATATACAATGAATGGATAGCTCCGATTCTCGTTGAAAATAAATCTGTTGATGTAGAATTTATTCAATCGTACGCAAAGGAAACTGCCGAAAAAATTGATGAGTACTTAATAAATCACCCCGAGCTCACGATTGAAGATTTGCAAAAAGATGATGTTTTTAAATCTATTGCTGTTCAAAGGCTCGGAGATGAAGGTTACACAGGGCTTGTGGATAGCGAATCAGGTTATTTTTATCTTCATCCACAAGAGAAATTAGTAAATACAGATTCCCATCTTTTAAAAGAACAACTCCCTGATTGGTGGAAAATTCATGGCGGATCAATTGGACCTAAATGCAAAAACTCATCTGGATATTATGAATGGGAAGAAAGCAATGGGACTTTAACAGATAAATATATGGTTACGGCTTGTGTGGATACCCCCACAGCAGATAATAAGAAACTATTTGTAGGAGCTACTTCATATATCGATAAAAAAACCGCGGAAGAATATATAGAGGAATATAATATTAAGAACTCCTTTGAATATTCAAAATTAGCTATAAAGCAAAAAGCGGAGGATGTTGCTAAGCAAGTGGAAATTTACCTAAGAGGAAACCCGGAAATGACAGTGAAAGATTTTCAAGAAGACCCATATTTTCAGAAAATCGCCGTGCAGTTAGTTGGGAAAACTGGTTATACTGCAGTGACTGATTATAATACTTTAGTGGCTCGCTACCATACTAATCCAGCAATAGTAGATTTAGATTTACATACCTTAAAGAATAAGCTCCCAGGTTTTTGGGATGTTATGTCCAAATCAGAGGGTGGGCTTGTTTCTGATGGAGTCTATGCATGGGAAGAGGCAGATGGGACTATAACTCAAAAGTATATGTATATCGCAATAGTAGATGCTAAGACGGCTGACGGTATTGGGCTAAGTGTTGCTGCCACCACGTATTTAGATGAATATGAGAAAGAGTTTATTGAGCCTGACCAGGACTTGGTTCAGAAAAATAATGAAGTTCTTAATTTTAATTATCTTAGATATATATATTTGTTTATTTCTATTTTAGTGGTTGTTGTGTTTCTTTTAGTATTATTATATTATTTTAAAATTTTGAAGCTAGAAAGAACAAGTTTGATAATAATTCTTATTTTTCTATTCAGTCTAGTTGGTGGGATGTTCATTTTTGGTTCTATCTCAACTATTAATAATTTAAAGAGTCAATTTAAAGACAACCATAGAAAACAATATTTTGAGATAGGTAATCTTTTGTCAGAAAAACTTCTTGAGCTATTTGAAGATATGGAAAAGGAGTTAGAATATATATCTGAAAATTATTCAAATGATGATTGCAGTGAAGAATGCCGATTGAGTTTATTGAAAGGAGCTTATGAGAGGAACAAGGATTATGTCCACGCTTTTACCAGAATAGATAAAGACAATATTATAAAATATATTTATCCGAATGATGATTCTGCAATTGGGATTGATATTGGTGGGCAGGAACACGTTATCAAGCTCAAGAAAACTATGAGTCCCGTATTTAGTGATATCTTTGACGCAGTACAGGGGTTTCCAGGCATTGCCTTCCAATATCCAGTAATCAAGAATGGAGACTTTGACGGTATTGTCGATTCATTTATTAATGCAAACGATTTTTTTGGCAGTCTTTCTTTCTTTCTTGAACATATTCATAATAATGAATCTTTTTTGCTGGAAACTGATGGGAACATTATTACCTCAGGGATTAATGATTATCTTGGAAAAAATATTCTAACATTGGAAAAATACAAAGCAGTAAAAAATGATTTAGAAAGTATTTTTAAAGAAGAAAAAGAGGGATATATAGAATTTGTTATTAATGGAGAAAATCAAGTAGTTAATTATCAACCAATTGAGGCTGTAGACAAAAAGATTTTTCTACTTACAGTATGGGAAGAAAAGGAAGCATATCATGGATTAGATAGTGCTATGAAAAATATTTGGTTTTTTACTTTTATAGCTCTAGCCTCATTTGCAGTTACTGGAATTTTCTTTAGTTATTTTTTAACAAAGTCATTAAGAAAAGAAGTTGATAAGAAAACATCTGAAGTAAGGAATACGGCCGAATTTATTAAAAATCAACTCAAAAAAGAAGAAATAATTAATAAAGAAAAAGAAAAATTACTAATTGAGCAAAAAAAAGATAAGAAAAAACTTGAGGAAAAAGTTGAGGAGATGGAAAAGTTTAATGATTTGGTGGTGGGTAGAGAATTAAAGATGAGAGAAATGAAAAAAACAATAAAGGAATTAGAAAATATCAAAAAGACTACGAATAAAAGTAAGAAAAAAGTTTAG
- a CDS encoding GreA/GreB family elongation factor, translating into MRVPTRKPGIYTHDKKDPHITESKYCSLKNKLQVLKSRRPALIDEVKRLALDGDFSENHAYSLAKGKLRGLNQKMLEIENHLKKSIIIKKSKSNFIEIGSTVEVEVNGKIKELTILGSSETNPSTGIISHLSPIGEALINRKVGHEISLNIKDRTIKYKIIKIK; encoded by the coding sequence ATGAGAGTCCCAACAAGAAAACCAGGTATTTATACTCACGACAAAAAAGACCCCCACATAACTGAGTCTAAGTATTGTAGTTTAAAAAATAAACTACAAGTTTTAAAAAGCAGAAGACCAGCCTTGATTGATGAGGTTAAAAGACTCGCTCTTGATGGAGATTTTTCTGAAAATCACGCCTACAGCCTAGCTAAAGGTAAACTAAGAGGTCTTAATCAGAAAATGCTAGAGATAGAAAATCATCTCAAAAAATCAATAATCATAAAGAAATCAAAATCGAATTTTATTGAAATTGGGTCCACAGTAGAGGTGGAGGTGAACGGGAAAATAAAAGAATTAACCATACTGGGATCAAGTGAAACAAATCCAAGCACTGGCATAATATCGCACCTCTCCCCAATCGGTGAAGCCCTGATAAATAGAAAAGTTGGACATGAAATATCTCTAAATATTAAAGATAGAACAATAAAATATAAAATAATTAAAATAAAATAA